The Streptomyces sp. WZ-12 genome segment GCTGGACGAAGCCAAGAACGAGCTGCTCGCGAGGGCCGCCCGGGTAGGTGAGAGCAGCCCGGCCGGGGGCACCCCGGTCCGCGGGCTGGACCCGGACACCCTCGCCGGATACCTCCAGCGCTACTACCTGCACACCGCCCCCGAGGACCTCGCGGACCGCGACCCGGTCGACGTCTTCGGTGCCGCGCTCTCCCACTACCGCCTCGCCAAGCACCGGCCGCAGGGCACTGCGAATGTGCGGGTGCACACCCCGACCGTCGAGGAGAACGGCTGGACGTGCAGCCACTCCGTCGTCGAGGTGATCACCGACGACATGCCGTTCCTGGTCGACTCGGTCACCAACGAGCTCTCGCGGCAGGGGCGCGGCATCCATGTCGTGATCCACCCGCAGTTGACCGTCCGCCGGGACGTCGCCGGCAAGCTGATCGAGGTCCTCGACGCGGGCAGCGAGATCCACGGTCCCAACGGCCGTGCCAAGGCCGCCGAGTTGCCGCACGACGCGGTCGTCGAGTCCTGGATCCACGTCGAGATCGACCGCGAGACCGACAGGGAGGACCTCAAGCAGATCACCGCGGATCTGCTGCGGGTGCTCTCCGACGTCCGCGAGGCCGTCGAGGACTGGGACAAGATGCGCTCCGCGTCGCTGCGGATCGCCGAGGAACTGCCCGGTGAGCCGATCGCCGACGACATCCGCGCCGAGGACGTCGAGGAGGCCCGGGAGCTGCTGCGCTGGCTCTCCGACGACCACTTCACCTTCCTCGGCTACCGCGAGTACGAGCTGGCCTCCGCGCCCGGCGACGACGGCGTCGACGAGGACGTCCTGTCCGCCGTGCCCGGCACCGGCCTCGGTATCCTGCGCTCCGACCCCGCGCACCGGGAGAGCGACGCCGGCCACCCGGTCTCGCCGTCCTTCAACCGGCTGCCCGCGGACGCCCGTTCCAAGGCCCGCGAGCACAAGCTGCTGATCCTCACCAAGGCCAACAGCCGCGCCACCGTGCACCGCCCCTCCTACCTCGACTACGTCGGCGTGAAGAAGTTCGACAAGGCGGGCAACGTCATCGGGGAGCGGCGCTTCCTGGGCCTGTTCTCCTCGGCGGCGTACACCGAGTCCGTCCGCCGGGTGCCGATGATCCGCCGCAAGGTCGCCGAGGTCCTGGAGGGCGCCGGCTTCAGCCCGAACAGCCACGACGGCCGCGACCTGCTCCAGATCCTGGAGACCTACCCGCGCGACGAGCTGTTCCAGACCCCGCCGGACCAACTCCGGACCATCGCCACCAGCGTGCTCTACCTCCAAGAGCGCCGCCGGCTGCGGCTCTACCTCCGCCAGGACGAGTACGGCCGCTACTACTCCGCCCTCGTCTACCTCCCGCGGGACCGCTACACCACCGCCGTCCGGCTGCGGCTGATCGACCTCCTCAAGGAGGAACTGGGCGGCACCAGCGTCGACTTCACCGCCTGGAACACCGAATCGGTCCTCTCCCGGCTGCACTTCCTCATCCGCGTCGAGCCGGGCACCCGCCTGCCCGAGCCCACCGACGCGGACGTGGACCGCATCGAGGCCCGCCTGGTGGAGGCCGCCCGCTCCTGGGCCGACGGCTTCGCCGAGGCGCTGACCGCCGAGGTCGGCGAGGAGCGCGCCGCCGAGCTGCTGCGCCGCTACGCGCACGCCTTCCCCGAGGGCTACAAGGCCGACAACAGCCCGCGCGCCGCGGTCGCCGACCTCACGCACCTGGAGAAGCTCACCGAGGAGCCCGGCCGGGACTTCTCGGTCAGCCTCTACGAGCCGGTCAACGCCGCGCCCGGCGAGCGCCGGTTCAAGATCTACCGCCGCGGCGAGCCGGTCTCGCTGTCGAAGGTGCTGCCGGGCCTGAACCGCCTGGGCGTCGAGGTCGTCGACGAGCGCCCGCACGAGCTGCGCCGCGCCGACGCCACCCTCGCCTGGATCTACGACTTCGGCCTGCGGATGCCCGAGCACGTCACGGGCGACGACGCCCGTGAGCGCTTCCAGGAGGCGTTCACCGCGGTGTGGACGGGCGCCGCGGAGAGCGACAACTTCAACAAGCTGGTGCTCCGCGCCGGTCTCAACTGGCGCCAGGCGATGGTGCTCCGCGCCTACGCCAAGTACCTGCGGCAGGCCGGCTCGACCTTCAGCCAGACGTACATGGAGGACACCCTCTCCAACAACGTCCACACCACCCGGCTGTTGGTCTCGCTCTTCGAGGCGCGGATGTCGCCGGAGCGGCAGAGCGCCGGCACCGAGCTGATCGACGGGCTGCTGGAGGAGCTGGACGGCGCCCTGGACCAGGTCGCCTCCCTGGACGAGGACCGCATCCTGCGTTCCTTCCTCACTGTCATCAAGGCGACCCTGCGCACCAACCACTACCAGAAGGACGGCGGGGGCAACTGGCGCCCGTACCTGTCCATGAAGCTGGACCCGCAGGCCATCCCCGATCTGCCGGCGCCCCGCCCGGCGTACGAGATCTGGGTGTACTCGCCCCGCGTCGAGGGCGTCCACCTGCGGTTCGGCAAGGTCGCGCGCGGCGGTCTGCGCTGGTCGGACCGGCGGGAGGACTTCCGCACCGAGATCCTCGGCCTGGTCAAGGCGCAGATGGTGAAGAACACCGTCATCGTGCCGGTCGGCGCCAAGGGCGGCTTCGTCGGCAAGCAGCTTCCCGATCCGGCGCAGGATCGGGACGCGTGGCTGGCCGAGGGCATCGCCAGCTACAAGACCTTCATCTCCGGCCTGTTGGACATCACCGACAACCTCGTCGGCGGCCAGGTCGTCCCGCCCAGGGACGTCGTCCGGCACGACGAGGACGACACCTACCTGGTGGTCGCCGCCGACAAGGGCACCGCGACGTTCTCCGACATCGCCAACGAGGTCGCCGAGTCCTACGGCTTCTGGCTGGGCGACGCGTTCGCCTCCGGCGGCAGTGCCGGCTACGACCACAAGGGCATGGGCATTACCGCCCGCGGCGCCTGGGAGTCGGTCAAGCGGCACTTCCGGGAGCTGGGCCACGACACCCAGACCCAGGACTTCACCGTCGTCGGCGTCGGCGACATGTCCGGTGACGTCTTCGGCAACGGCATGCTGCTCAGCGAGCACATCCGGCTGGTGGCCGCCTTCGACCACCGGCACATCTTCCTCGACCCCAAGCCGGACGCGGCGACCTCCTACGCCGAGCGCCGCCGGCTGTTCGAGCTGCCGCGCTCCTCGTGGGCGGACTACAACACCGAACTGCTCTCGCAGGGCGGCGGGATCCACCCGCGGTCGGCCAAGTCCATCCCGATCAACGCCCAGGTGCGGGCGGCCCTCGGCATCGAGCCCGGCGTGAAGAAGATGACGCCGGCCGATCTGATGCAGGCCATCCTCAAGGCCCCGGTCGACCTGCTGTGGAACGGCGGCATCGGCACGTACGTGAAGGCGTCGGCGGAGTCGCAGGCCGACGTGGGCGACAAGTCCAACGACGCGATCCGGGTCAACGGCGAGGACCTGCGGGTCAAGGTCGTCGGCGAGGGCGGCAACCTGGGTCTGACGCAGTTGGGCCGGATCGAGTTCGCCGCTGCCGGCGGGAAGATCAACACCGACGCGATCGACAACAGCGCCGGTGTGGACACCTCCGACCACGAGGTGAACATCAAGATCCTGCTCAACTCCGTCGTCTCCGACGGCGACATGACGGTCAAGCAGCGCAACAAGCTGCTGGCGCAGATGACCGACGAGGTCGGCGCGCTGGTGCTGCGCAACAACTACGCGCAGAACACCGCGCTGGCGCTGGCCATCGCCCAGTCCTCCAGCATGCTCCACGCCCAGCAGCGCTTCATGCGCCGCCTGGTGCGCGACGGGCATCTGGACCGGGCGCTGGAGTTCCTGCCCACCGACCGGCAGATCCGCGAGCGGCTCAGCGCCGGGCGCGGCCTGACCCAGCCGGAGACCGCGGTCCTGCTCGCCTACACCAAGATCACCGTCGCCGACGCGCTGATCCAGACCGGGCTGCCGGACGACCCCTACCTCCAGCACCTGCTGCACGCCTACTTCCCCACCGCGCTGCGGGAGGACTTCACCGGCCAGGTCGACGGGCACGCGCTGCGCCGCGAGATCGTCACCACGGTGCTGGTCAACGACACCGTCAACACCGGCGGGACCAGCTTCCTGCACCGGATGCGGGAGGAGACCGGGGCGTCGCTGGAGGAGGTCGTCCGGGCGCACACCGCGGCCCGCGCGATCTTCCGCCTGGG includes the following:
- a CDS encoding NAD-glutamate dehydrogenase encodes the protein MQTKLDEAKNELLARAARVGESSPAGGTPVRGLDPDTLAGYLQRYYLHTAPEDLADRDPVDVFGAALSHYRLAKHRPQGTANVRVHTPTVEENGWTCSHSVVEVITDDMPFLVDSVTNELSRQGRGIHVVIHPQLTVRRDVAGKLIEVLDAGSEIHGPNGRAKAAELPHDAVVESWIHVEIDRETDREDLKQITADLLRVLSDVREAVEDWDKMRSASLRIAEELPGEPIADDIRAEDVEEARELLRWLSDDHFTFLGYREYELASAPGDDGVDEDVLSAVPGTGLGILRSDPAHRESDAGHPVSPSFNRLPADARSKAREHKLLILTKANSRATVHRPSYLDYVGVKKFDKAGNVIGERRFLGLFSSAAYTESVRRVPMIRRKVAEVLEGAGFSPNSHDGRDLLQILETYPRDELFQTPPDQLRTIATSVLYLQERRRLRLYLRQDEYGRYYSALVYLPRDRYTTAVRLRLIDLLKEELGGTSVDFTAWNTESVLSRLHFLIRVEPGTRLPEPTDADVDRIEARLVEAARSWADGFAEALTAEVGEERAAELLRRYAHAFPEGYKADNSPRAAVADLTHLEKLTEEPGRDFSVSLYEPVNAAPGERRFKIYRRGEPVSLSKVLPGLNRLGVEVVDERPHELRRADATLAWIYDFGLRMPEHVTGDDARERFQEAFTAVWTGAAESDNFNKLVLRAGLNWRQAMVLRAYAKYLRQAGSTFSQTYMEDTLSNNVHTTRLLVSLFEARMSPERQSAGTELIDGLLEELDGALDQVASLDEDRILRSFLTVIKATLRTNHYQKDGGGNWRPYLSMKLDPQAIPDLPAPRPAYEIWVYSPRVEGVHLRFGKVARGGLRWSDRREDFRTEILGLVKAQMVKNTVIVPVGAKGGFVGKQLPDPAQDRDAWLAEGIASYKTFISGLLDITDNLVGGQVVPPRDVVRHDEDDTYLVVAADKGTATFSDIANEVAESYGFWLGDAFASGGSAGYDHKGMGITARGAWESVKRHFRELGHDTQTQDFTVVGVGDMSGDVFGNGMLLSEHIRLVAAFDHRHIFLDPKPDAATSYAERRRLFELPRSSWADYNTELLSQGGGIHPRSAKSIPINAQVRAALGIEPGVKKMTPADLMQAILKAPVDLLWNGGIGTYVKASAESQADVGDKSNDAIRVNGEDLRVKVVGEGGNLGLTQLGRIEFAAAGGKINTDAIDNSAGVDTSDHEVNIKILLNSVVSDGDMTVKQRNKLLAQMTDEVGALVLRNNYAQNTALALAIAQSSSMLHAQQRFMRRLVRDGHLDRALEFLPTDRQIRERLSAGRGLTQPETAVLLAYTKITVADALIQTGLPDDPYLQHLLHAYFPTALREDFTGQVDGHALRREIVTTVLVNDTVNTGGTSFLHRMREETGASLEEVVRAHTAARAIFRLGEVWDDVEALDNVVAADVQTRIRLHSRRLVERGTRWLLNNRRQPLELSGTIDFFAERVAQVWAELPKLLQGGDLEWYQTILEELTDAGVPEPLAVRVSGFSSVFPALDIVAIADRTGKEPLAVAEVYYDLGDRLQINQLLDRILELPRNDRWQSMARASIREDLFAAHAALTSDVLAVGNGSATPEERFKAWEETNLAILTRARSTLEEIHGSEGFDLANLSVAMRTMRTLLRTHS